Proteins encoded by one window of Arachis ipaensis cultivar K30076 chromosome B04, Araip1.1, whole genome shotgun sequence:
- the LOC107637624 gene encoding major allergen Pru ar 1-like: protein MVVYTDNDEYTSPISPTRLFKALVVDSHNLIPKLLPQAVAGIQLIHGDGGTGSIRQINFLEGGEVKSVKNRVDEINEETLTYSYTAIEGDALKDKFASIAYEAKFEAAPNGGSINKMTTKYYTKGDVEITQDEIKIGKERVLAIYKVVEAYLLQNPHVYA, encoded by the exons ATGGTTGTATATACTGACAATGATGAGTACACATCTCCAATCTCTCCAACGAGGTTGTTCAAGGCCTTGGTGGTTGATTCTCACAACCTCATTCCAAAACTCCTGCCACAGGCTGTCGCCGGGATCCAGCTCATTCACGGCGACGGCGGCACTGGAAGCATAAGGCAGATTAACTTTCTTGAAG GTGGGGAAGTGAAAAGTGTTAAGAACAGGGTTGATGAGATAAACGAGGAGACGTTAACTTACAGTTACACTGCAATAGAAGGTGATGCATTGAAGGACAAGTTTGCATCAATTGCTTATGAGGCTAAGTTTGAGGCAGCACCAAATGGTGGCAGCATTAATAAGATGACAACAAAGTATTATACTAAAGGTGATGTTGAGATCACTCAAGACGAAATTAAGATTGGGAAGGAGAGGGTGTTGGCCATTTACAAAGTTGTGGAagcatatcttcttcaaaatcctCATGTTTATGCTTGA